One Silurus meridionalis isolate SWU-2019-XX chromosome 10, ASM1480568v1, whole genome shotgun sequence genomic window carries:
- the LOC124392874 gene encoding troponin I, fast skeletal muscle-like isoform X1, whose product MYCIRCHDVKFNGNNITYSFFNRKKLTSSRRYHLKSLLLSIAAGLLEAEAKQLVEDKESYLNENCPPLNLQSSTQELQDLCKKLQQNIDKIDEERYDLEAKVAKTNKEIEDMRIKVQDLKGKFKKPALRKVRMSADQMLQALLGSKHKVSLDLRANLKQVKKEVKEESAEQVGDWRKNIEDKAGMDGRKKMFESEA is encoded by the exons ATGTACTGTATTAGATGCCATGATGTTAAGTTTAATGGAAATAACATTACATATTCTTTCTTTAACAGGAAAAAGTTGACATCCAGCCGCAGGTATCACTTGAAG AGCCTGCTGCTCTCCATTGCTGCTGGTTTGCTGGAGGCTGAAGCCAAGCAGCTTGTGGAGGATAAGGAGTCTTACTTAAATGAAAACTGCCCACCACTGAACCTTCAAAGCTCTACACAGGAGCTGCAG GATCTTTGCAAGAAGCTCCAGCAGAACATTGACAAGATTGATGAGGAGAGATATGACTTGGAGGCCAAGGTTGCAAAGACAAACAAGGAG ATTGAGGACATGAGGATTAAAGTTCAGGACCTGAAGGGCAAGTTTAAGAAGCCTGCGCTCAGGAAAGTGCGCATGTCTGCTGACCAGATGCTTCAGGCTCTGCTCGGCTCCAAACACAAGGTGTCTCTGGACCTGAGAGCCAACCTTAAACAAGTCAAGAAGGAAGTCAAAGAGGAG tcTGCAGAACAAGTTGGTGACTGGCGTAAGAACATTGAGGACAAGGCTGGTATGGATGGCAGGAAGAAGATGTTTGAGTCTGAGGCttaa
- the LOC124392875 gene encoding troponin I, fast skeletal muscle-like, with protein sequence MSEKKMTSSRRHQLKSLMLSIAKGLLEKEATQSVADKAAYMAQNCPDLSLPHSLQDLQDLCKKLHQTIDKVDEERYDLEAKVKKGDKEIEDLKIKVIDLIGKFKKPALRKVRMSADQMLQALLGSKHKVSLDLRANLKQVKKEVKEEATEVGDWRKNIEDKAGMDGRKKMFEGGES encoded by the exons ATGTCTGA AAAAAAGATGACATCGAGCAGGAGGCATCAgctcaaa AGCTTGATGCTTTCAATAGCCAAGGGCTTGCTAGAGAAGGAGGCCACTCAGAGTGTGGCTGACAAGGCTGCTTACATGGCCCAGAATTGCCCTGATCTCTCCTTGCCACACTCACTGCAGGATCTGCAG GATCTGTGCAAGAAACTGCACCAGACCATTGACAAGGTTGATGAGGAGAGATATGACTTAGAGgccaaagtaaaaaaaggaGACAAAGAG ATTGAGGATCTGAAGATTAAGGTGATTGATCTGATCGGCAAGTTCAAAAAGCCAGCTCTGAGGAAGGTGCGCATGTCTGCTGATCAGATGCTTCAGGCTCTGCTTGGCTCCAAACACAAGGTGTCTCTGGATCTGAGAGCCAACCTTAAACAAGTCAAGAAGGAGGTCAAGGAGGAG GCTACAGAAGTCGGTGACTGGCGTAAGAACATTGAAGACAAGGCTGGCATGgatggcagaaagaagatgttTGAGGGTGGCGAGTCCTAA
- the LOC124392874 gene encoding troponin I, fast skeletal muscle-like isoform X2, protein MSEKKLTSSRRYHLKSLLLSIAAGLLEAEAKQLVEDKESYLNENCPPLNLQSSTQELQDLCKKLQQNIDKIDEERYDLEAKVAKTNKEIEDMRIKVQDLKGKFKKPALRKVRMSADQMLQALLGSKHKVSLDLRANLKQVKKEVKEESAEQVGDWRKNIEDKAGMDGRKKMFESEA, encoded by the exons ATGTCAGA GAAAAAGTTGACATCCAGCCGCAGGTATCACTTGAAG AGCCTGCTGCTCTCCATTGCTGCTGGTTTGCTGGAGGCTGAAGCCAAGCAGCTTGTGGAGGATAAGGAGTCTTACTTAAATGAAAACTGCCCACCACTGAACCTTCAAAGCTCTACACAGGAGCTGCAG GATCTTTGCAAGAAGCTCCAGCAGAACATTGACAAGATTGATGAGGAGAGATATGACTTGGAGGCCAAGGTTGCAAAGACAAACAAGGAG ATTGAGGACATGAGGATTAAAGTTCAGGACCTGAAGGGCAAGTTTAAGAAGCCTGCGCTCAGGAAAGTGCGCATGTCTGCTGACCAGATGCTTCAGGCTCTGCTCGGCTCCAAACACAAGGTGTCTCTGGACCTGAGAGCCAACCTTAAACAAGTCAAGAAGGAAGTCAAAGAGGAG tcTGCAGAACAAGTTGGTGACTGGCGTAAGAACATTGAGGACAAGGCTGGTATGGATGGCAGGAAGAAGATGTTTGAGTCTGAGGCttaa